Proteins co-encoded in one Amblyraja radiata isolate CabotCenter1 chromosome 24, sAmbRad1.1.pri, whole genome shotgun sequence genomic window:
- the LOC116986789 gene encoding myosin-15-like isoform X2, which translates to MRNRKGRSGQRGEDNSPRADSKDVSDSPASPAGGILLWILILLLLAGGGIGGWFIQQQLSTIDNLDHTIQILQKKLSQLEMIQGQVGELNEKLLITETHEQRLQDLEITWTNSKRKLDQAAEAVAQIQAANLNSKVTGLQLEMSTSLSELRKDLLKKNDLKRLEDMVEVLREVDLAQAEQQVARMKVVTTKLEENTDSLSASLTSLTSRMASLEAARQDLQSVEDINTIKELMNYNLHSLSNSVTDLTKQVNQTTQATDAIQTQLARQSNELSELKNYASFQQVEHLASKEQLEDVRKMGERLQKEKISMEELESAVRSTVVDDLSELQKRTSKMDEILANLQIHVAKVFDPSSNPK; encoded by the exons ATGAGAAATCGGAAGGGGAGAAGCGGCCAACGGGGCGAGGACAACTCCCCCCGAGCTGACAGCAAGGATGTGTCCGATTCTCCGGCCAGCCCGGCCGGGGGGATCTTGCTGTGGATTCTCATCCTCCTGCTTCTGGCCGGCGGTGGGATCGGCGGCTGGTTCATTCAGCAGCAGCTCAGCACCATCGACAACCTGGATCACACCATCCAAATCCTGCAGAAGAAGCTCTCTCAGCTTGAAATGATCCAAGGCCAAGTGGGTGAGCTGAACGAGAAG ctgCTGATCACAGAAACTCACGAACAAAGGTTGCAGGATCTCGAGATTACTTGGACTAATTCTAAAAGGAAATTGGATCAGGCAGCGGAGGCTGTGGCACAGATTCAGGCAGCTAACCTGAACAGTAAGGTGACTGGGCTCCAGTTGGAGATGAGCACCAGCCTGAGTGAGCTGAGGAAAGACTTGCTGAAGAAGAACGATCTGAAGCGCCTGGAGGATATGGTTGAAGTTCTTCGGGAAGTTGACCTTGCACAGGCAGAGCAGCAAGTTGCACGTATGAAAGTTGTAACTACCAAACTTGAGGAGAACACAGACTCGCTGTCTGCTTCTTTGACAAGTTTAACAAGTCGGATGGCAAGCCTAGAGGCAGCGAGGCAGGACCTACAAAGCGTTGAGGACATCAACACAATCAAAGAGCTGATGAACTATAATCTTCATTCCCTCTCCAACAGTGTGACTGATTTGACAAAACAAGTTAACCAGACAACCCAGGCAACTGATGCTATTCAGACCCAGTTAGCACGGCAGAGCAACGAATTATCGGAACTGAAAAACTATGCTTCATTCCAGCAAGTTGAGCACCTGGCCAGCAAAGAGCAACTGGAAGATGTCAG GAAAATGGGCGAGCGGTTGCAGAAGGAGAAGATTTCCATGGAAGAGCTGGAGAGCGCGGTTCGAAGCACGGTCGTTGATGATCTCAGTGAGCTGCAAAAGAGAActagtaaaatggatgaaatactagccAACCTGCAGATCCACGTCGCAAAG GTGTTTGATCCAAGTTCCAATCCAAAGTAA